The window GCCGCGTCATCCTCGAGGGTGAGACGGACTCCTCGAAGCAGATCGACACGCTGTCCAACGCCATCAAGAACCACGACTGCTTCAAGGACGTCCGGCAGGGCAAGGTGGAGAAGACGCGGGACGGCAGCAAGATGTCCTTCCGCCTGGACGTGCAGGTGCAATGCCCTGGTGAGCAGGGAGGAGAGAGCTGACCATGGCCAAGCTTCAGGAAGTCTTCGCCCCCGTCCAGACGTGGTTCGAGCGGCTCAGCGACCGCGAGCGCCGCATGGTGTCCATCGCCGGCGCGGCGGTGCTGGTGTTCGTCCTGTTCGCCGTGGTGATGACGTTCACCAACAGCGCGTCCGGGTACCGCAAGCGCACCGAGGAGAAGCTGACCAAGCTGCAGGAAGTGAACACGCTGGCCGCCAGCTTCCGCGAGGCGCAGGCCAACCGTCAGTCGGTGGAGCAGCAGCTCAGGTCCAGCAACGTGCAGCTCATCAGCTACATCGAGGACAAGGCGACGCTGGCCGGCCTCCAGGTGCCCAACATGACGCCCAAGGGCGAGGTGGGCATCGGCGACGGGAAAATCGTGGAGAGCGCCGTGGAGCTGACCTTCACGGACGTGGACCTGCGCAAGCTGACCGACTTCCTGCAGACGGTGGAGAGCGGCCCCGGCGTGGTGAAGGTGAAGCTGTTGCGCATCGAGCCGCGTCCCGCGTCGGACACGCTGACGGCGTGGACCACTGTCGCCACCTACCGGATGAAGCCCTGACCCATGTCCACTGACTCCAAAGCCGCCCGCTGGAAGATTCTCCTCGGCTACGCCGCGTTCGCGGTGGTGGCCTTCGTCGTGGGCCTGCTCGTCACCTTCCCGTACGACGCCATCCGCAAGCGGCTGGTCAGCGAAGCGGCCCAGGCGGGGCTCGCGGTGCGCATCGGTTCGCTGCGCCCTGGCCTGGCGGGCATCACCGCCACCAACGT is drawn from Myxococcus xanthus and contains these coding sequences:
- the gspM gene encoding type II secretion system protein GspM codes for the protein MAKLQEVFAPVQTWFERLSDRERRMVSIAGAAVLVFVLFAVVMTFTNSASGYRKRTEEKLTKLQEVNTLAASFREAQANRQSVEQQLRSSNVQLISYIEDKATLAGLQVPNMTPKGEVGIGDGKIVESAVELTFTDVDLRKLTDFLQTVESGPGVVKVKLLRIEPRPASDTLTAWTTVATYRMKP